A single window of Archangium gephyra DNA harbors:
- the tilS gene encoding tRNA lysidine(34) synthetase TilS codes for MPSIGDASVLFPTALRESYRQLGLVGGSVLLAVSGGADSTALLVGTARVRESLALRVEVATLDHGLRPEAQAEVQAVARLATQWGLPCHVLPLRVSPGPGVEARAREARYAALEALRRERGLQVVATAHTASDQAETLLMRLVRGTALKGAAGIHRTRAFLVRPLLERTREEVEAFLAGEGVSFVTDPMNKDPAFFRTRVRHEVLPVLARAAGFPVAPRLAAFARLAAEDEALLSGLADGAWGRLSLPDGSLDAVGVRALEPPLRRRVLARLLSEAGAEVDEASLARVLRAVETGRPVTLGGGQARGGLQLRTAGGRVRCVRREAPAPAEPPSPLVLAGEGASGVQPGTGWTFTVAAAPPPPGTLGLPLPEETRWPLTVRTRRPGDRVRGPAGSRKLQDVLVDRRVPAERRDLLPVVTDAEQTVLWVPDVWNSTSEAAVRLFLWASAPATSVAGLPPL; via the coding sequence ATGCCCTCCATTGGTGACGCCAGCGTCCTGTTTCCGACGGCCCTGAGGGAGTCCTACCGGCAGCTCGGGCTGGTGGGGGGCTCCGTCCTGCTGGCCGTGTCCGGAGGCGCGGACTCCACGGCGCTGCTCGTGGGCACGGCCCGGGTGCGTGAGTCGCTCGCACTGAGGGTGGAGGTGGCCACGCTCGACCATGGTCTGCGGCCGGAAGCCCAGGCGGAGGTACAGGCGGTCGCCCGGCTGGCTACCCAGTGGGGGCTGCCCTGTCATGTCCTCCCGCTGCGGGTGTCGCCGGGTCCGGGGGTGGAAGCCCGGGCGCGCGAGGCGCGGTACGCGGCCCTCGAGGCGCTGCGGCGGGAGCGGGGTCTTCAGGTGGTGGCCACGGCGCACACGGCCTCGGACCAGGCGGAGACGCTCCTCATGCGGTTGGTCCGGGGCACCGCCCTCAAGGGAGCGGCGGGCATCCATCGGACACGAGCCTTCCTCGTCCGGCCCCTCCTCGAGCGTACGCGTGAGGAGGTGGAGGCCTTCCTGGCCGGGGAGGGTGTCTCCTTCGTGACGGACCCCATGAACAAGGACCCGGCCTTCTTCAGGACCCGCGTCCGCCATGAGGTGCTGCCGGTGCTCGCGCGCGCCGCGGGCTTCCCGGTGGCGCCCCGGCTGGCCGCCTTCGCCCGGCTAGCGGCCGAGGACGAAGCCCTGCTGAGCGGGCTGGCGGACGGGGCCTGGGGCCGACTCTCGCTGCCCGACGGGAGCCTGGACGCGGTGGGAGTCCGCGCGCTGGAGCCGCCCTTGCGCCGCCGGGTGCTGGCTCGCCTGCTGAGCGAGGCGGGTGCGGAGGTGGATGAGGCCTCGCTCGCCCGGGTGCTGCGGGCCGTGGAGACGGGCCGACCCGTGACACTCGGAGGCGGTCAGGCGCGCGGGGGCCTTCAGTTGAGGACCGCGGGCGGGCGCGTGCGCTGCGTGCGCCGCGAGGCTCCTGCTCCCGCCGAGCCGCCCTCGCCCCTGGTGCTGGCGGGGGAGGGGGCCTCGGGCGTCCAGCCGGGCACGGGCTGGACCTTCACCGTGGCGGCGGCGCCTCCTCCACCGGGCACGCTCGGCCTGCCGCTTCCCGAGGAGACCCGGTGGCCCCTCACGGTGCGCACGCGCAGGCCGGGAGACCGGGTGCGGGGGCCCGCGGGCTCGCGCAAGTTGCAGGATGTGCTGGTGGACCGGCGTGTTCCCGCCGAGCGCCGTGACCTGCTGCCGGTGGTCACGGACGCCGAGCAGACGGTGCTCTGGGTGCCAGACGTTTGGAATTCCACGTCCGAGGCGGCTGTACGCCTCTTTCTGTGGGCCTCAGCCCCGGCCACGAGCGTGGCCGGTCTCCCTCCGTTATAG
- a CDS encoding TIGR04563 family protein codes for MAGTDKRKQSLYFPEEMLKEIQEEANRQDRSLSWVVQQAWKIARDRIKSFPAVNDVTGDERQDPREEGRS; via the coding sequence ATGGCAGGCACCGACAAGCGTAAGCAGTCCCTCTACTTCCCCGAGGAGATGCTCAAGGAGATCCAGGAGGAGGCCAATCGCCAGGATCGCTCGCTCTCGTGGGTGGTGCAGCAGGCCTGGAAGATCGCTCGAGACCGTATCAAGTCGTTCCCAGCGGTGAACGACGTGACGGGTGACGAGCGGCAGGACCCTCGTGAAGAAGGGAGGTCCTGA
- a CDS encoding ChaN family lipoprotein — MRASLALHLALFRRQKAQIARAIEGQSSAFRAYEARYRRRTSEYRRVLTASAVSQRVQAADVVYVGDYHTLPLAQETYLELVEGVREAGRRVVLALECVEGRHQAAVEAYLAGRLAERALLARLGHGTSQGSWSGLRTLLSYAKRHRLEVVGIDRRAQGERSLELRDAYAAERIARAVRAEDTPRVMVLVGQYHVAPCHLPAQVERALGEAHGARGLVVYQNAEGVYWRLAREGKVGMSQAVELPDGALCLMNASPVECQQSFLDYLEAESGDSPLRDRSAAERFREMASLIGRLAGVPVVRWLDEVEVVTAADEDALGRIQQRGRFTQGELLQLRRHILSRESCYIPRARTAYLASLSLNHAAEEAAHFVRHCAVGDAMEAPRRASDAFYARCLEEALGFFGSKLVNPRRTCLGTGEWALRFAGARGVERQIAAFVLAHKAAEVEVPDEAVKLLPLRKDRLFHGVSHALGYLLGDALYRDFDGGQVDRAELRTLFRDPLEDPRATYFDWVRRLSR; from the coding sequence ATGCGCGCGTCGCTCGCCCTCCACCTCGCCTTGTTCCGCCGCCAGAAGGCCCAGATCGCCCGGGCCATCGAGGGGCAGTCCTCGGCCTTCCGGGCCTATGAGGCCCGTTACCGCCGGCGCACGTCCGAGTACCGGCGGGTGCTGACGGCCTCGGCGGTGTCCCAGCGGGTGCAGGCGGCGGACGTGGTGTACGTGGGCGACTACCACACCCTGCCGTTGGCCCAGGAGACGTACCTGGAGCTGGTCGAGGGCGTGCGGGAGGCGGGCCGCCGCGTCGTGCTGGCACTCGAGTGTGTCGAGGGCCGGCACCAGGCGGCGGTGGAGGCGTACCTCGCGGGCCGGCTGGCGGAGAGGGCCCTGCTCGCCCGGCTGGGCCATGGCACGAGCCAGGGCTCCTGGTCGGGCCTGCGCACACTGCTGTCCTACGCGAAGCGTCATCGCCTGGAGGTGGTGGGCATCGACCGGCGCGCCCAGGGCGAGCGCTCCCTGGAGCTGCGGGACGCGTACGCGGCGGAGCGGATCGCCCGGGCGGTGCGCGCGGAGGACACGCCGCGGGTGATGGTGCTGGTGGGCCAGTACCACGTGGCACCGTGCCACCTGCCGGCGCAGGTGGAGCGGGCGCTGGGCGAGGCGCATGGGGCGCGCGGGCTGGTGGTGTACCAGAACGCCGAGGGCGTCTACTGGCGGCTGGCGCGCGAGGGCAAGGTGGGCATGTCGCAGGCGGTGGAGCTGCCGGACGGCGCGCTGTGCCTGATGAACGCCTCGCCGGTGGAGTGCCAGCAGAGCTTCCTGGACTACCTGGAGGCGGAGTCCGGGGACTCGCCGCTGCGGGACAGGAGCGCGGCGGAGCGCTTCCGGGAGATGGCGAGCCTCATCGGCCGGCTGGCGGGAGTGCCGGTGGTGCGGTGGCTGGACGAGGTGGAGGTGGTGACGGCGGCGGACGAGGACGCGCTGGGGCGCATCCAGCAGCGGGGCCGTTTCACCCAGGGCGAGCTGCTCCAGCTGCGGCGGCACATCCTCTCGCGGGAGAGCTGCTACATCCCCCGGGCGCGGACGGCGTACCTGGCGTCGTTGTCGCTGAACCACGCGGCCGAGGAGGCGGCGCACTTCGTCCGGCACTGCGCGGTGGGAGACGCGATGGAGGCGCCCCGGCGGGCGTCGGATGCCTTCTACGCGCGGTGCCTGGAGGAGGCGCTGGGCTTCTTCGGCTCGAAGCTGGTGAACCCGCGGCGCACCTGCCTGGGGACGGGCGAGTGGGCGCTGCGCTTCGCCGGAGCGCGCGGCGTGGAGCGGCAGATCGCCGCGTTCGTGCTGGCGCACAAGGCGGCGGAGGTGGAGGTGCCGGACGAGGCGGTGAAGCTGCTGCCGCTGCGCAAGGATCGGCTCTTCCACGGCGTCAGCCACGCGCTCGGCTACCTGCTGGGAGACGCGCTCTACCGCGACTTCGACGGCGGCCAGGTGGACCGGGCGGAGCTCCGGACGCTGTTCCG
- a CDS encoding TonB-dependent receptor — MKSVLTRSRPFLLALVLLTALPVLAQEQSTLLHNAPEQAAPGVALVVDGVLTGTQRVMRMVIRYRGPGEPYSETPLELQYGDLYRGSIPAASLTPPGVEYYVEGFTPGGERVPLFKSATRPARVVVVGQVTSTRTPLSTRAAEPEPSTRAERADPPSRNERRSEPGRRSEPPAKAEPVLKVEPAPKVEPAPKAEPARKSGSDDAMEALTAELPSDSGSAASRPAAGRPARSAEPEQPEPQRSELEEDLALYSAEDTLALATRHEEKVKKVPAIAASFGREQIRALGARTVADVLDVMPGLTLSRDVQGFHHVAIRGLRNDAEVLFLLNGQRLNSFFDGKALMSLPVENLERIEVIRGPGSALYGAGAFLGVVNIVTQRSEGLLAAVSGGGFPKLEDRLATTFDGHVSGAHSFGRFKLFGDADVWHQVGDSAPIETDALSADTLAQKLREPLDPSGTTQDDRFLLNLGLGFGYELSSASRLQVSARLLSEDRSALVGLFDTVGPGSRLGWQVFLGDVTYEHELNDRVRLRARLYGDQQSTDRLFQIGPDGFRTGPDDNQLFADGMLEQTRVTVRSLGTSVDSDLSLFEGNRLSLGAGAELQMLGAYSYETNYTLDSRRRPALTTPEGVADLLKLAEGAASRRLTFSAFAQDQWTVVEPLTLTFGVRADVTELPSVDNANAITGTQLVPSVNPRVGLVFSPTDSLVLKLLYGRAFRPPTLQELLETIPNTYYNQGRFEGNPALRPSVVNTLEAGADLIQVSGESRVRIRANAFLESFSNPIAAVDTSGNIVPVRNRELGVLVYGVEGEARLEASKRATTWINASLFRAEDQELPANHRYLTDTPQARFNAGVSMPIGDFINFDVVVRAGAERRNNTRSVLELIRRYKIPAYGLITAQVRTEPIGDHFELAVVVQNVFDSDLRDDVPRPDRMPGLIPREGVSAFLTLRARN; from the coding sequence GTGAAGTCCGTACTTACGAGATCACGCCCCTTCCTCCTCGCGCTCGTGCTCCTCACGGCGTTGCCCGTGCTCGCCCAGGAGCAGTCGACGCTGTTGCACAACGCGCCCGAGCAGGCGGCGCCCGGCGTGGCGCTCGTGGTCGATGGCGTGCTCACCGGCACCCAGCGCGTCATGCGGATGGTCATCCGCTACCGCGGGCCCGGCGAGCCCTATTCGGAGACGCCCCTGGAGCTGCAGTACGGCGACCTGTACCGGGGGAGCATCCCGGCGGCGAGCCTGACTCCGCCCGGCGTCGAGTACTACGTGGAGGGTTTCACTCCCGGTGGGGAGCGCGTCCCCCTCTTCAAGAGCGCCACGCGGCCGGCCCGCGTCGTCGTCGTGGGCCAGGTGACCTCCACGCGCACGCCGCTCTCCACCCGCGCCGCTGAGCCCGAGCCCTCCACCCGGGCCGAGCGGGCCGACCCTCCCTCCCGGAACGAGCGCAGGAGCGAGCCGGGCCGCAGGAGCGAGCCCCCCGCGAAGGCGGAGCCGGTGCTCAAGGTGGAACCCGCACCGAAGGTGGAGCCGGCGCCGAAGGCCGAGCCCGCCCGGAAGTCCGGATCCGATGACGCCATGGAGGCCCTGACGGCCGAGCTGCCCTCGGACTCCGGGAGCGCCGCCTCCCGCCCGGCCGCCGGGAGGCCCGCGCGCTCCGCCGAGCCCGAGCAGCCCGAGCCCCAGCGCTCGGAGTTGGAGGAGGACCTCGCCCTCTACAGCGCCGAGGACACCCTGGCGCTCGCCACCCGGCACGAGGAGAAGGTGAAGAAGGTGCCCGCCATCGCCGCCTCCTTCGGGCGCGAGCAGATCCGCGCGCTCGGTGCGCGCACGGTGGCGGACGTGCTGGACGTGATGCCCGGCCTCACCCTCAGCCGCGACGTCCAGGGCTTCCACCACGTCGCCATCCGCGGCCTGCGCAACGACGCCGAGGTGCTCTTCCTCCTCAATGGCCAGCGCCTCAACAGCTTCTTCGACGGCAAGGCCCTGATGAGCCTGCCGGTGGAGAACCTGGAGCGCATCGAGGTCATCCGCGGGCCCGGCTCGGCGCTCTACGGTGCCGGCGCCTTCCTGGGCGTGGTGAACATCGTCACCCAGCGCTCCGAGGGCCTGCTCGCTGCCGTCTCCGGCGGTGGCTTCCCCAAGCTCGAGGACCGGCTCGCCACCACCTTCGATGGCCATGTCTCCGGGGCCCACTCCTTTGGCCGCTTCAAGCTCTTCGGTGACGCGGACGTCTGGCACCAGGTGGGGGACTCGGCGCCCATCGAGACGGACGCGCTCAGCGCGGACACGCTCGCCCAGAAGCTGCGCGAGCCGTTGGATCCCTCCGGCACCACCCAGGATGACCGCTTCCTGCTCAACCTGGGCCTGGGGTTCGGCTACGAGCTGTCGTCCGCGAGCCGCCTCCAGGTGTCCGCGCGGCTGCTCTCCGAGGACCGTTCCGCCCTGGTGGGCCTCTTCGACACCGTGGGGCCGGGCTCGCGCCTGGGGTGGCAGGTGTTCCTCGGGGACGTCACCTACGAGCACGAGCTGAACGACCGGGTGCGCCTGCGCGCGCGCCTCTACGGGGACCAGCAGAGCACGGACCGGCTCTTCCAGATCGGCCCGGACGGCTTCCGCACCGGCCCGGATGACAACCAGCTCTTCGCCGACGGCATGCTCGAGCAGACGCGCGTCACCGTGCGCTCGCTGGGCACCAGCGTGGACTCGGACCTGTCGCTCTTCGAGGGCAACCGCCTGTCGCTGGGCGCCGGGGCCGAGCTGCAGATGCTGGGGGCCTACAGCTACGAGACCAACTACACGCTCGACAGCCGGCGCCGGCCCGCGCTGACCACGCCCGAGGGGGTGGCGGACCTGCTGAAGCTCGCGGAGGGGGCGGCGTCGCGGCGCCTGACGTTCAGCGCCTTCGCGCAGGACCAGTGGACGGTGGTGGAGCCGCTCACGCTCACCTTCGGGGTGCGCGCGGACGTCACCGAGCTGCCCTCCGTGGACAACGCCAACGCCATCACCGGCACGCAGCTGGTGCCGAGCGTCAATCCGCGCGTGGGGCTCGTCTTCTCGCCCACGGACTCGCTCGTCCTCAAGCTGCTCTACGGCCGCGCCTTCCGCCCGCCCACGCTCCAGGAGCTGCTGGAGACGATCCCCAACACCTACTACAACCAGGGCCGCTTCGAGGGGAACCCGGCCCTGCGGCCCTCGGTGGTGAACACGCTGGAGGCCGGCGCGGACCTCATCCAGGTGTCCGGCGAGTCGCGCGTGCGCATCCGCGCCAACGCCTTCCTGGAGAGCTTCTCCAACCCCATCGCGGCGGTGGACACCTCGGGCAACATCGTCCCGGTGCGCAACCGCGAGCTGGGTGTGCTCGTCTACGGCGTGGAGGGCGAGGCCCGTCTGGAGGCCTCCAAGCGCGCCACCACGTGGATCAACGCCAGCCTCTTCCGCGCCGAGGACCAGGAGCTGCCGGCCAACCACCGCTACCTCACCGACACCCCCCAGGCGCGCTTCAACGCGGGCGTGTCCATGCCCATCGGAGACTTCATCAACTTCGATGTGGTGGTGCGCGCGGGCGCCGAGCGGCGCAACAACACCCGCTCCGTGCTGGAGCTCATCCGCCGCTACAAGATTCCGGCCTACGGCCTCATCACCGCGCAGGTGCGCACCGAGCCCATCGGCGACCACTTCGAGCTGGCCGTGGTGGTGCAGAACGTCTTCGACTCGGACCTGCGCGACGACGTCCCCCGGCCGGACCGCATGCCCGGCCTGATTCCGCGCGAGGGCGTCTCCGCCTTCCTCACCCTGAGGGCCCGCAACTGA
- the folP gene encoding dihydropteroate synthase — MIRARPVRVDRPADLEPAFLRMGLPTPAREYLLEKLPALHVLLTGLEREQGRFLAGLFSASEAPGREEYPSWVAGDLRVRPGTGLLSGRKEQFERVVAAAKERPELAGLAGALTRVLEASAPPAPLVLGSRTFTFGARTHVMGVVNVTPDSFSDGGRYFGTEAAVAHGLRLAEAGADVLDVGGESTRPGSPPVSVEEEVARIVPVLEGLRARTDVPLSVDTTKAAVAREALKAGAVLVNDISGFHFDPELPRVTAEAGAACCLMHIQGTPQTMQKDPHYEDVVDEVLTFLEEGVERAVAAGVPRGRVLLDPGIGFGKTLGHNLFLLRRLDELRVLGLPLLVGTSRKSFLGKLTGGKPADERLAATLGSVAAMAAAGDADFVRVHDVAEVKDALAVADALRVALDGGALYQPGKVGG, encoded by the coding sequence ATGATTCGCGCCCGCCCTGTTCGTGTCGATCGCCCCGCCGACCTCGAGCCCGCCTTCCTGCGCATGGGGCTGCCCACGCCCGCCCGCGAGTACCTGCTGGAGAAGCTGCCCGCGCTGCACGTGCTGCTCACCGGCCTGGAGCGCGAGCAGGGCCGCTTCCTCGCCGGCCTCTTCTCCGCTTCCGAGGCTCCCGGGCGCGAGGAGTACCCCTCCTGGGTGGCGGGGGATTTGCGCGTGCGGCCCGGCACGGGGCTGCTCTCCGGACGCAAGGAGCAGTTCGAGCGCGTGGTGGCCGCGGCGAAGGAGCGGCCGGAGCTGGCGGGGCTGGCCGGGGCGCTGACGCGCGTGCTGGAGGCCTCGGCGCCGCCGGCCCCGCTGGTGCTGGGCTCGCGGACCTTCACCTTCGGGGCACGCACCCACGTCATGGGCGTGGTGAACGTGACGCCAGACAGCTTCTCGGACGGCGGGCGCTACTTCGGCACCGAGGCCGCCGTGGCCCATGGGTTGCGGCTGGCCGAGGCGGGCGCGGATGTGCTGGACGTGGGCGGGGAGTCCACCCGGCCCGGCTCGCCGCCCGTGTCCGTCGAGGAGGAGGTGGCCCGCATCGTCCCCGTGCTCGAGGGGCTGCGGGCCCGCACGGACGTGCCCCTGTCCGTGGACACCACCAAGGCGGCCGTGGCCCGCGAGGCGCTCAAGGCCGGCGCGGTGCTCGTCAACGACATCAGCGGCTTCCACTTCGACCCCGAGCTGCCCCGGGTGACGGCCGAGGCGGGTGCGGCCTGTTGTCTGATGCACATCCAGGGCACGCCCCAGACGATGCAGAAGGACCCGCACTACGAGGACGTGGTGGACGAGGTGCTGACCTTCCTGGAGGAGGGTGTGGAGCGGGCCGTGGCGGCCGGTGTGCCGCGCGGGCGTGTGCTGCTGGACCCGGGCATCGGCTTCGGCAAGACACTCGGGCACAACCTCTTCCTGCTGCGGCGGCTGGACGAGCTGCGCGTGCTGGGGCTGCCCCTGCTGGTGGGCACCAGCCGCAAGTCCTTCCTCGGGAAGCTCACGGGGGGCAAGCCGGCGGACGAGCGCCTGGCCGCGACCCTGGGCTCGGTGGCGGCCATGGCGGCGGCCGGGGACGCGGACTTCGTGCGTGTGCACGACGTGGCCGAGGTGAAGGACGCCCTCGCGGTGGCGGACGCCCTGCGGGTGGCGCTGGACGGAGGAGCCCTCTACCAGCCGGGAAAGGTGGGCGGGTGA
- a CDS encoding TIGR04563 family protein encodes MAATDHRKQSLYFPEDMLDEIQREATRQDRSLSWIVQQAWKVARAELRKMPSPNDVFGPTPNQPNGSDTPQS; translated from the coding sequence ATGGCCGCCACCGACCATCGGAAGCAGAGTCTCTATTTCCCCGAGGACATGCTGGACGAAATCCAGCGTGAGGCGACGCGGCAGGATCGCTCGCTCTCGTGGATCGTCCAGCAGGCGTGGAAGGTGGCCCGCGCCGAGCTGCGCAAGATGCCGTCGCCCAACGACGTCTTCGGCCCCACGCCGAACCAGCCCAACGGTTCGGACACCCCGCAGTCGTGA
- the ftsH gene encoding ATP-dependent zinc metalloprotease FtsH produces the protein MRSTYKTIGLWVILIVLFVAFYNFFSTGGDQVREPTFTQFLADVEANKVNAVSVKGNTYQGVFAGTDEKFRTTGPAPDAAVLEQLRKNGVDVKYEREEQNSLWLTILGQWMPVVFLFLFFIFFMRQLQGGSGKAMTFGKSKARLLNESHNKITFADVAGADECKEELEEIVAFLKDPKKFTKLGGRIPKGVLMMGPPGTGKTLLARAVAGEAGVPFFSISGSDFVEMFVGVGASRVRDLFEQGKKNAPCIIFIDEIDAVGRHRGAGLGGGHDEREQTLNQLLVEMDGFESNEGVILIAATNRPDVLDPALQRPGRFDRRIVVPRPDLKGRLGVLKVHTRRVPLAPEVELEVIARGTPGMTGADLENLVNESALMAARQNKERVDLSDFEQAKDKVFMGPERKSMIMTEKEKRNTAVHEAGHALIAKLLPGCDPLHKVTIIPRGQALGLTWSLPLEDKVNGYKKQILDQITMAMGGRIAEELIFNEMSSGASNDIERATETARAMVCRWGMSEKMGPLSFGKSDGEVFLGRDFNSAKDYSEDTARQIDAEVRSIVIGCYETGKKLLTEHLEGLKRVADALVEYETLDAEDVNILLQGGQLTRERPPPRVVAPPSKSTEKKDKRKILDALDGLPNMEPNKA, from the coding sequence GTGCGTTCGACTTACAAGACCATCGGCCTTTGGGTCATCCTGATCGTCCTCTTCGTCGCCTTCTACAACTTCTTCTCCACGGGCGGCGACCAGGTCCGGGAGCCGACCTTCACCCAGTTCCTGGCCGACGTTGAGGCCAACAAGGTTAACGCCGTCTCGGTGAAGGGGAACACCTACCAGGGTGTATTCGCCGGCACGGACGAGAAGTTCCGCACCACCGGCCCCGCGCCGGATGCCGCCGTGCTCGAGCAGCTGCGCAAGAACGGTGTGGACGTGAAGTACGAGCGGGAGGAGCAGAACAGCCTCTGGCTCACCATCCTCGGGCAGTGGATGCCCGTCGTCTTCCTGTTCCTCTTCTTCATCTTCTTCATGCGCCAGCTGCAGGGTGGCAGCGGCAAGGCGATGACCTTCGGCAAGTCCAAGGCGCGGCTCCTCAACGAGAGCCACAACAAGATCACGTTCGCGGACGTGGCCGGCGCCGACGAGTGCAAGGAGGAGCTGGAGGAGATCGTCGCGTTCCTCAAGGACCCCAAGAAGTTCACCAAGCTCGGTGGCCGCATCCCCAAGGGCGTCCTGATGATGGGCCCTCCGGGTACGGGCAAGACGCTGCTGGCCCGCGCGGTGGCCGGTGAGGCCGGTGTTCCGTTCTTCTCCATCTCCGGCTCGGACTTCGTGGAGATGTTCGTGGGCGTGGGCGCCAGCCGCGTTCGCGACCTCTTCGAGCAGGGCAAGAAGAACGCCCCCTGCATCATCTTCATCGACGAGATCGACGCCGTGGGCCGTCACCGTGGCGCGGGCCTCGGCGGTGGTCACGACGAGCGCGAGCAGACGCTCAACCAGCTCCTGGTGGAGATGGACGGCTTCGAGTCCAACGAGGGCGTCATCCTCATCGCCGCCACCAACCGTCCGGACGTGCTCGATCCCGCGCTCCAGCGCCCGGGCCGCTTCGACCGGCGGATCGTCGTGCCCCGTCCGGACCTGAAGGGCCGCCTGGGCGTGCTCAAGGTGCACACCCGCCGCGTGCCGCTGGCTCCCGAGGTGGAGCTCGAGGTCATCGCCCGCGGTACGCCGGGCATGACGGGCGCGGACCTGGAGAACCTGGTCAATGAGTCCGCCCTGATGGCCGCCCGCCAGAACAAGGAGCGCGTGGACCTCAGCGACTTCGAGCAGGCCAAGGACAAGGTCTTCATGGGCCCGGAGCGCAAGTCCATGATCATGACCGAGAAGGAGAAGCGCAACACGGCCGTCCACGAGGCCGGCCACGCGCTGATCGCCAAGCTGCTGCCCGGCTGCGATCCCCTCCACAAGGTCACCATCATCCCGCGCGGCCAGGCCCTGGGTCTCACCTGGAGCCTGCCCCTCGAGGACAAGGTCAACGGGTACAAGAAGCAGATCCTCGACCAGATCACCATGGCCATGGGCGGCCGCATCGCCGAGGAGCTGATCTTCAACGAGATGAGCTCCGGTGCCTCCAACGACATCGAGCGGGCGACCGAGACGGCGCGCGCCATGGTGTGCCGCTGGGGCATGAGCGAGAAGATGGGCCCCCTGTCCTTCGGCAAGAGCGACGGTGAGGTGTTCCTGGGCCGCGACTTCAACTCGGCCAAGGACTACTCCGAGGACACGGCGCGGCAGATCGACGCCGAGGTGCGCAGCATCGTCATCGGCTGCTACGAGACCGGCAAGAAGCTGCTCACCGAGCACCTCGAGGGCCTCAAGCGCGTGGCCGATGCGCTGGTGGAGTACGAGACGCTGGATGCCGAGGACGTGAACATCCTCCTCCAGGGCGGGCAGCTGACCCGTGAGCGTCCGCCTCCTCGCGTCGTGGCGCCGCCCTCGAAGTCCACCGAGAAGAAGGACAAGCGGAAGATCCTCGACGCGCTCGACGGGCTCCCCAACATGGAGCCGAACAAGGCGTAG
- a CDS encoding 5'-nucleotidase C-terminal domain-containing protein — translation MSRSLTAVLLAVALAPAPGCLQYNDQCQPLVADPESTLGYLGEDVFLDRPYARHDNNALGQLAADAFRHAEDASKAPAELGIINGGSLRAEGLCVTRTSIPKGPLKNGLLHEVLLFENSVVTVNLTEQQLVAMFEHAAAGLYLEGQPILFPSGAFLHVSEGTSVRVDCSRPVGSRVVGLQVNARAVPLPARADASIVYRVAMPDFLLEGGDGYDTIFGDAATDLSRNPVTASTAEGKATDANLAEAHMRSNHSTENRALREAGRIIFENCARPARPVVP, via the coding sequence ATGTCCCGCTCGCTCACCGCCGTCCTGCTGGCCGTGGCCCTCGCTCCGGCGCCCGGCTGCCTTCAGTACAACGACCAGTGCCAGCCGCTGGTGGCCGATCCGGAGTCCACCCTCGGCTACCTGGGCGAGGACGTCTTCCTCGACAGGCCCTATGCCCGCCACGACAACAACGCGCTCGGGCAGCTGGCCGCGGATGCCTTCCGGCATGCCGAGGACGCCTCCAAGGCCCCCGCGGAGCTGGGCATCATCAACGGAGGCTCGCTGCGCGCCGAGGGCCTGTGCGTCACCCGCACCTCCATCCCCAAGGGCCCGCTCAAGAATGGCCTGCTGCACGAGGTCCTCCTCTTCGAGAACTCCGTGGTGACGGTGAACCTCACCGAGCAGCAGCTGGTGGCCATGTTCGAGCACGCGGCGGCGGGGCTGTACCTGGAGGGCCAGCCCATCCTCTTTCCCTCCGGTGCCTTCCTGCACGTGTCCGAGGGCACCTCGGTGCGCGTGGACTGCTCACGTCCCGTGGGCTCGCGCGTGGTGGGGCTGCAGGTGAACGCGCGCGCGGTGCCGCTGCCGGCTCGCGCGGACGCGTCCATCGTCTACCGCGTGGCCATGCCCGACTTCCTGCTCGAGGGCGGGGATGGCTACGACACCATCTTCGGGGACGCGGCCACGGACCTCTCGCGCAATCCCGTCACGGCGAGCACGGCGGAGGGCAAGGCCACGGACGCCAACCTCGCCGAGGCCCATATGCGGTCGAATCACTCGACCGAGAACCGGGCCCTCCGGGAGGCTGGCCGCATCATCTTCGAGAACTGCGCCCGGCCCGCCAGGCCCGTGGTGCCGTAG